From the genome of Variovorax sp. RA8, one region includes:
- a CDS encoding CHAP domain-containing protein, producing the protein MDYPGRIIKLGEDDAVVVQAVRRQLGLMMGGDGESVARLDPRGAVFDAGMRRVVKLFQARHVDSAGRPLKQDGEIGALTWGALFGTEAAGASAHAGSDLLAQVLAVAAGEEAKQVREVPMNSNRGPEVEKYLARVGVPAGLPWCCAFVYYCFDEASKTLGHAGNPMVRTAGCLDHWNKAAAKGATRIPARAATADPTQLAPGMIFIMDHGRGAGHTGLIESVSAGILATIEGNTDASRTREGGGVYRLARKVGEINKGFIDYGTTRRP; encoded by the coding sequence ATGGACTATCCCGGTCGCATCATCAAGCTCGGCGAAGACGATGCCGTTGTCGTGCAGGCGGTGCGCAGGCAACTCGGCCTGATGATGGGCGGCGACGGCGAGTCCGTCGCGCGCCTCGATCCGCGGGGCGCGGTCTTCGATGCCGGCATGCGGCGCGTGGTGAAGCTGTTCCAGGCCCGCCATGTCGATTCGGCCGGCCGCCCGCTGAAGCAGGACGGCGAGATCGGCGCGCTGACCTGGGGCGCGCTCTTCGGGACGGAGGCCGCCGGTGCGAGCGCCCATGCCGGCAGCGACCTGCTGGCACAGGTGCTGGCGGTCGCCGCCGGCGAAGAGGCGAAGCAGGTGCGCGAGGTGCCGATGAACTCGAACCGCGGCCCCGAGGTCGAGAAGTACCTGGCCCGCGTCGGCGTGCCGGCCGGGCTGCCCTGGTGCTGCGCCTTCGTCTACTACTGCTTCGACGAGGCCTCGAAGACGCTCGGGCACGCCGGCAATCCCATGGTGCGCACTGCGGGCTGCCTCGACCACTGGAACAAGGCCGCGGCCAAGGGGGCAACGCGCATCCCGGCGCGCGCGGCAACGGCCGATCCGACGCAGCTCGCGCCCGGCATGATCTTCATCATGGACCACGGCCGGGGCGCGGGCCACACCGGCCTGATCGAGTCGGTCTCGGCCGGCATCCTCGCCACCATCGAGGGCAACACCGACGCCAGCCGCACGCGCGAGGGCGGCGGCGTCTACCGGCTGGCCCGCAAGGTCGGGGAGATCAACAAGGGCTTCATCGACTACGGGACAACCCGGAGGCCGTGA
- a CDS encoding GNAT family N-acetyltransferase, translating into MKRADIAILPAGQLSRTALAALWNQAYEGYFVPAAFDEQRFERHLRRANVELGLSRVLTAGGQPAGLSLVGRRDARAYLAGFGIVRAQRRRGLARLLIEVQLAALPAAGVRDVVLEVIEQNPARTLYGQAGFEALRPLELLSGTLDAPAAEAVALGPADLAAVHAHCSAIALPTWRRELPTLLDALTQESAAAIGVRRGDTLVGYAVLPEQARHDGTLLDAAAVDEAAAHSLLGVLSSARPDTRWRLVDEPGGSPFFSAARARGLVPVMRQIEMKRFF; encoded by the coding sequence ATGAAGCGTGCCGACATCGCCATCCTCCCCGCCGGGCAGCTCTCGCGCACCGCGCTGGCCGCACTCTGGAACCAGGCCTACGAGGGCTACTTCGTGCCCGCGGCCTTCGACGAGCAGCGCTTCGAGCGGCATCTTCGACGGGCCAACGTCGAGCTCGGGTTGTCGAGGGTGCTGACCGCCGGCGGCCAGCCGGCCGGCCTCTCGCTGGTAGGGCGGCGGGACGCGCGGGCCTACCTCGCCGGCTTCGGCATCGTCCGCGCGCAGCGGCGCCGCGGACTCGCCCGCCTGCTGATCGAGGTGCAGCTCGCGGCCCTCCCGGCCGCCGGCGTGCGCGACGTGGTGCTGGAGGTCATCGAGCAGAACCCCGCGCGCACCCTCTACGGCCAGGCCGGGTTCGAGGCGCTGCGGCCGCTGGAGCTTCTGTCGGGCACGCTGGACGCGCCAGCCGCCGAGGCCGTGGCCCTCGGCCCGGCCGATCTCGCCGCCGTGCACGCGCACTGCAGCGCGATCGCGCTGCCGACCTGGCGCCGCGAGCTCCCGACCTTGCTGGATGCCCTCACGCAGGAGAGCGCCGCCGCGATCGGCGTGCGGCGCGGCGACACCCTCGTGGGCTACGCCGTGCTGCCCGAGCAGGCCCGCCATGACGGCACGCTGCTGGATGCCGCCGCGGTCGACGAGGCGGCCGCGCATTCGCTCCTGGGCGTGCTCTCGTCCGCGCGCCCCGACACCCGCTGGCGGCTGGTCGACGAGCCCGGCGGCAGCCCCTTCTTCAGCGCGGCGCGTGCGCGCGGCCTGGTCCCGGTGATGCGCCAGATCGAGATGAAGCGCTTCTTTTAG
- a CDS encoding four-helix bundle copper-binding protein: MAHERYAQCIDACNDCAMACSHCAAACLHEDDVKMMAACIALDMDCAAICQLAAAAMARDSAHAPAICRLCAEICTACGAECAKHSHAHCQACAQACRRCADACRQMAA, translated from the coding sequence ATGGCTCATGAGAGGTACGCACAGTGCATCGACGCCTGCAACGACTGCGCGATGGCCTGCAGCCACTGCGCCGCCGCCTGCCTGCACGAGGACGATGTGAAGATGATGGCCGCCTGCATCGCGCTCGACATGGACTGCGCCGCCATCTGCCAGCTCGCCGCAGCGGCAATGGCGCGCGACAGCGCCCACGCGCCGGCCATCTGCCGCCTGTGCGCGGAGATCTGCACGGCCTGCGGGGCCGAGTGCGCGAAGCATTCGCACGCGCACTGCCAGGCCTGCGCCCAGGCCTGCCGCCGCTGCGCGGACGCTTGCCGGCAGATGGCCGCCTGA
- a CDS encoding RNA polymerase sigma factor, which produces MDNDEVNQLLVRIGREDQAAFRQLYKAFSQRVYAYALNMLSDHARAEEVLVDTLYEVWRHPDRFRGDSQFSTWLIGIARRKALMVYRARRPDEVHADLEDIAEVTASDTPDGYAELAGKQRREGVQHCMGKLSDEHRECLHLVFYEGMGLAEVAEIQNCPEGTVKTRLFHARQKIKKCLQSLLRSEGSAPEAKGALAS; this is translated from the coding sequence ATGGACAACGACGAGGTCAACCAGCTGCTCGTACGCATCGGCCGCGAAGACCAGGCGGCGTTTCGCCAGCTGTACAAGGCGTTCAGCCAACGGGTCTATGCCTACGCGCTCAACATGCTGAGCGACCACGCGCGGGCCGAGGAAGTGCTGGTGGACACGCTTTACGAGGTCTGGCGCCACCCCGACCGCTTTCGGGGCGATTCTCAGTTTTCCACCTGGCTCATCGGGATCGCGCGTAGGAAGGCGCTGATGGTCTACCGCGCGCGCCGGCCCGACGAGGTGCATGCCGATCTGGAAGACATCGCCGAAGTCACCGCTTCGGACACGCCCGACGGCTACGCGGAGCTGGCGGGCAAGCAGCGGCGCGAAGGCGTGCAGCACTGCATGGGCAAGCTGTCGGACGAGCACCGCGAATGCCTGCACCTGGTGTTCTACGAGGGCATGGGCCTGGCGGAAGTGGCGGAGATTCAGAATTGCCCCGAGGGCACCGTCAAGACGCGCCTGTTCCACGCCCGCCAGAAGATCAAGAAATGCCTGCAGTCCCTGCTGCGCAGCGAGGGGAGCGCCCCTGAAGCCAAGGGCGCCCTCGCCTCGTGA
- a CDS encoding methyltransferase, TIGR04325 family, with product MTHPSVAHRVRELLEGPATRPLFLQWRRRHFQSPEGFGFYFGVYDSFEAARRSLPPNPGFGHEALAEEYVNLRSRKVFAYDYPVMWWLARAFGQGAASVLDIGGSVGVHYYAYRSYIDMPAALTWRVVEVPTIAAIGRRLAVERGAAALRFADDLDEALSGDPAEVWIAAGSLQYMEDGRPAALLGRCAGMPAHLLLNKVPLYGGDDYVCTQNIGDGCFVPVQVSNRERFVQGIEARGYVLRDQWEVHERSLYLPGHPERSFPTFSGLYFTRSLAPPFQPAGSAPASVPGEIHGS from the coding sequence ATGACCCACCCGAGCGTGGCGCACCGGGTGCGCGAGCTGCTGGAGGGCCCCGCGACGCGGCCGCTGTTCCTGCAATGGCGGCGGCGGCACTTCCAGTCCCCGGAGGGCTTCGGCTTCTACTTCGGCGTATACGACAGCTTCGAGGCCGCGCGCCGGTCGCTGCCACCCAATCCGGGCTTCGGACACGAGGCCCTGGCTGAGGAATACGTGAACCTGCGCAGCAGGAAGGTCTTCGCCTACGACTACCCCGTGATGTGGTGGCTGGCCCGCGCGTTCGGCCAGGGCGCCGCGAGCGTGCTCGACATCGGCGGCTCTGTGGGTGTGCACTACTACGCCTACCGCTCCTACATCGACATGCCGGCCGCGCTGACGTGGCGCGTCGTGGAGGTGCCCACCATCGCCGCGATCGGCCGCAGGCTGGCCGTGGAGCGCGGTGCCGCGGCGCTGCGATTCGCCGACGATCTCGACGAGGCGCTGAGCGGCGACCCTGCCGAAGTCTGGATTGCCGCGGGATCGCTGCAGTACATGGAAGACGGCCGGCCCGCCGCGCTGCTTGGCCGCTGCGCTGGGATGCCGGCGCACCTCCTGCTCAACAAGGTGCCGCTCTACGGGGGCGACGATTACGTGTGCACGCAGAACATCGGCGATGGGTGCTTCGTGCCGGTGCAGGTGTCCAACCGCGAACGCTTCGTCCAGGGCATCGAGGCACGGGGCTATGTGCTGCGCGACCAATGGGAGGTGCATGAACGCTCTCTCTACCTGCCCGGCCATCCCGAGCGTTCGTTCCCCACCTTCAGCGGGCTGTACTTCACGCGCAGCCTGGCGCCGCCTTTCCAACCCGCCGGCTCTGCGCCGGCATCCGTTCCAGGAGAAATTCATGGCTCATGA
- a CDS encoding anti-sigma factor family protein, which produces MNKRFEELLPWYANGSLGAEDRAWVDAYLQQHPEARSELDWYRSLQARVQENAPAVPPTIGLARAMRLIQGDRPTLAERIGAFFGNLGMRPSYAIAGLALVMVQGGVILNLLGHAREDADQIRALNAVRVEEGPMLKISFAPDAKEADIRMLVVQVGGELAGGPGQLGDYYLRVPAGSEAAALARVQGAPIVQAASLAPGVPPRE; this is translated from the coding sequence ATGAACAAACGCTTCGAAGAACTGCTCCCCTGGTACGCCAACGGTTCGCTGGGAGCCGAAGACCGCGCCTGGGTCGACGCCTACCTGCAACAGCACCCCGAGGCCAGGAGCGAGCTGGACTGGTATCGCTCGCTGCAGGCGCGCGTCCAGGAAAACGCCCCCGCCGTGCCGCCGACCATCGGCCTGGCCCGCGCCATGCGCCTGATCCAGGGCGACCGCCCGACGCTTGCCGAGCGCATCGGCGCCTTCTTCGGCAACCTGGGCATGCGCCCGAGCTATGCGATCGCCGGCCTGGCGCTCGTGATGGTGCAAGGCGGCGTGATCCTGAACCTGCTCGGCCACGCCCGTGAGGACGCCGACCAGATCCGCGCCCTGAACGCGGTTCGCGTCGAAGAGGGCCCGATGCTGAAGATCAGCTTCGCGCCCGACGCGAAGGAGGCCGACATCCGCATGCTGGTGGTGCAGGTCGGAGGCGAGCTGGCCGGTGGGCCGGGGCAGCTCGGCGACTACTACCTGCGCGTGCCGGCCGGTAGCGAAGCGGCGGCGCTCGCCCGGGTGCAGGGCGCCCCGATCGTCCAGGCCGCCTCGCTGGCACCCGGCGTGCCGCCTCGGGAGTAG